A genomic window from Candidatus Krumholzibacteriia bacterium includes:
- the mutS gene encoding DNA mismatch repair protein MutS, with protein MSPKARGNVTPMMAQYLGLKEQHPDAVLLFRMGDFYETFFDDAELVAGLLGLTLTAREKQGDDPIPLAGVPHHALEHHLTRLLEHGLTVAICEQTEDPKKARGLVKREVVEVISPGTVTNPALIRGADAVFLLAVEPRRHGDWGWALLDGSTGEFRCGSSPPEDVSALLRRYEVAEVVAPDPLPPGTEVERTLGATTVTTYARLHYDPSIASEALCDHFAVAAVDGLGLDPDEPAVGAAGAALRYLADRQRARPTQVRRVHVDRGEGRLHLDRETVAHLELFESMRGADRASSLFHHVDRTCTPLGRRRLAAWMRAPLCDVQGICARHDAIDALLAEAGRLDGLRETLRGIGDLERIVGRIATHRALPHELAALRAGLQRWPSLVERTRDCDTPLLGDVERHADACTELAERLAAALVDEPPTHLRHGRVFREGHDEELDRLRALNRDGKTWIAGYQESERQRTGIANLKVGFNKVFGYHVEVTNKHLDKVPDDYVEKQRLTSGKRFVTEALKEREQEILRAEELQVEREATLFSDLVAELAEDLGPVHDALDALATLDALVALATIAREQDYRRPRVEPDLQLDVEDGRHPVVERLSDESFVPNDVRLDPAQRQIVLLTGPNMGGKSTYLRQTALIVILAQMGSFVPARRARIGLVDRVHTRVGASDDLARGQSTFLVEMTETARILRGATARSLVIFDEVGRGTSTRDGLALARAIVEFLHEGPVHPRTLFATHFHELTAVAERLPRAVNAQLEVREYEGRILFLHRVVPGAADRSYGIHVAELAGVPAPVLERARELLDRAQALESDAEDAPAPPPPRFQLPLFESAPPAPHPVVERLKELDTDTLRPVDALVVLAELAEEARNGRSG; from the coding sequence ATGAGCCCGAAGGCTCGGGGCAACGTCACGCCCATGATGGCGCAGTACCTGGGGTTGAAGGAACAGCACCCCGACGCCGTGCTGCTGTTCCGCATGGGCGACTTCTACGAGACCTTCTTCGACGACGCCGAGCTCGTGGCCGGCTTGCTCGGGCTCACCCTGACCGCGCGCGAGAAGCAGGGCGACGATCCCATCCCGCTGGCCGGGGTGCCGCACCACGCCCTCGAGCACCATCTCACGCGCCTGCTCGAGCACGGTCTGACCGTGGCCATCTGCGAGCAGACCGAGGATCCGAAGAAGGCCCGCGGTCTGGTGAAGCGCGAGGTCGTCGAGGTGATCTCGCCGGGCACGGTCACCAACCCCGCCCTGATCCGCGGGGCCGACGCCGTGTTCCTGCTGGCCGTCGAGCCGCGCCGCCACGGCGACTGGGGCTGGGCGCTGCTCGACGGCTCCACCGGCGAGTTCCGCTGTGGGTCGTCGCCGCCGGAGGACGTGAGTGCTCTGCTGCGGCGGTACGAGGTGGCCGAGGTCGTCGCCCCCGATCCGTTGCCGCCGGGCACCGAGGTCGAGCGCACGCTCGGCGCGACGACGGTCACCACCTACGCGCGCCTGCACTACGACCCGTCGATCGCCTCGGAGGCCCTGTGCGATCACTTCGCGGTGGCCGCCGTCGACGGCCTGGGGCTCGATCCCGACGAACCGGCGGTGGGCGCGGCGGGGGCCGCCCTGCGCTACCTGGCCGACCGCCAGCGGGCCCGGCCCACGCAGGTGCGACGTGTGCACGTCGACCGCGGCGAGGGACGCCTGCACCTCGACCGCGAGACGGTGGCCCACCTGGAACTGTTCGAGAGCATGCGCGGCGCCGACCGCGCGTCGAGTCTGTTCCACCACGTCGACCGCACCTGCACGCCGCTCGGCCGGCGCCGTCTGGCCGCGTGGATGCGCGCGCCACTGTGCGACGTGCAGGGCATCTGCGCGCGGCACGACGCGATCGATGCACTGTTGGCCGAGGCGGGGCGTCTCGACGGCCTGCGCGAGACCCTGCGTGGGATCGGCGACCTCGAACGCATCGTCGGACGCATCGCCACCCACCGCGCGCTGCCGCACGAACTGGCCGCCCTGCGCGCGGGACTGCAGCGCTGGCCCTCGCTGGTCGAACGCACGCGGGACTGCGACACCCCGCTGCTGGGCGACGTCGAGCGGCACGCCGACGCCTGCACCGAACTCGCCGAGCGGCTGGCCGCCGCGCTGGTCGACGAACCGCCCACGCACCTGCGCCACGGCCGTGTGTTCCGCGAGGGCCACGACGAAGAACTCGATCGCCTGCGCGCGCTCAACCGCGACGGCAAGACCTGGATCGCCGGCTACCAGGAGAGCGAACGCCAGCGCACGGGCATCGCCAACCTGAAGGTCGGCTTCAACAAGGTCTTCGGCTACCACGTCGAGGTCACGAACAAACACCTCGACAAGGTCCCCGACGACTACGTCGAGAAGCAGCGCCTGACCAGTGGCAAGCGCTTCGTGACCGAGGCCCTGAAGGAACGCGAGCAGGAGATCCTGCGCGCCGAGGAACTGCAGGTCGAACGCGAGGCCACGCTGTTCTCCGATCTGGTCGCAGAACTCGCCGAGGACCTCGGTCCGGTGCACGACGCGCTCGACGCCCTGGCCACGCTCGACGCGCTGGTGGCCCTGGCGACGATCGCGCGCGAGCAGGACTACCGCCGGCCCCGCGTCGAACCCGACCTGCAGCTCGACGTCGAGGACGGTCGTCATCCGGTGGTCGAACGCCTGAGCGACGAGAGCTTCGTGCCGAACGACGTGCGGCTCGATCCGGCGCAGCGCCAGATCGTGCTGCTGACGGGCCCGAACATGGGCGGCAAGTCCACCTACCTGCGACAGACGGCGCTGATCGTGATCCTGGCGCAGATGGGCAGCTTCGTCCCCGCGCGGCGTGCGCGCATCGGCCTGGTCGACCGCGTGCACACGCGCGTGGGCGCGAGCGACGACCTGGCGCGCGGACAGAGCACCTTCCTCGTGGAGATGACCGAGACCGCGCGCATCCTGCGCGGGGCGACCGCGCGCAGTCTGGTGATCTTCGACGAGGTGGGGCGGGGGACGTCGACGCGCGACGGCCTGGCCCTGGCGCGCGCGATCGTCGAGTTCCTGCACGAAGGACCGGTGCACCCGCGCACGCTCTTCGCCACGCACTTCCACGAACTCACGGCCGTGGCCGAGCGCCTGCCGCGGGCGGTGAACGCCCAACTCGAGGTGCGCGAGTACGAGGGGCGGATCCTGTTCCTGCATCGGGTCGTGCCCGGCGCGGCCGACCGCAGCTACGGGATCCATGTGGCCGAGCTGGCCGGCGTGCCGGCTCCGGTGCTCGAGCGCGCCCGCGAACTGCTCGACCGCGCCCAGGCCCTGGAGAGCGACGCGGAGGACGCCCCCGCACCGCCGCCACCGCGCTTCCAGTTGCCGTTGTTCGAGAGCGCGCCCCCGGCGCCGCACCCGGTGGTGGAGCGGCTGAAGGAACTCGACACCGACACGCTGCGGCCGGTCGACGCCCTGGTCGTTCTCGCCGAACTGGCCGAAGAGGCCCGCAACGGGCGCTCCGGCTGA